The following are encoded together in the Nocardioides thalensis genome:
- a CDS encoding MDR family MFS transporter: MPEGMPYGARRLPPHVTSTAAPSHASVGLRSERGPILGSVMLSIALVAIDTTILATAVPAIVEDLGGFTQFPWLFSAFLLTQAVTTPIYGKLADVYGRKPLMMFGIGAFVVGSVLCAVAWSMPALIVARAVQGLGAGAIAPTGMTIMGDIYSVAERAIAQGYVASVWAMSAVVGPTLGGLFADHLSWRWIFWINLPLGLLAAVMLLRSFEEHGDRAAVTERRSVDVAGSALLAVAAGLLLLGLLEGGIRWDWDSPASVGLFAGSAVLLVTFGLVERRAPDPVLPLWVFRNRVLNAATIGAFVVGVLMMGVTSYIPVYAQRVLGSGATVAGLAVAALAIGWPIAASTAGRVYLRWGFRPCLLAGAVFGVLGSGIVALAGPGSSIWQLAAGCLVLGLGLGYVASPSVIAAQSAVTWRDRGVATGTNMFSRSVGSAVGVAAFGALANGIVASRLGGGVDAADVDLDKLAVAVLEPALSAVFVAVFLVSLTLVVAGAVMPSRVHSPDEPAEPTDVTGE, from the coding sequence GTGCCCGAGGGAATGCCGTACGGCGCCCGCCGGTTGCCGCCTCACGTGACCTCGACCGCCGCTCCGTCCCACGCGAGCGTCGGCCTGCGCAGCGAGCGCGGCCCGATCCTCGGCTCGGTGATGCTCAGCATCGCCCTGGTCGCGATCGACACCACGATCCTGGCGACGGCGGTGCCGGCGATCGTCGAGGACCTCGGCGGCTTCACCCAGTTCCCGTGGCTGTTCTCGGCGTTCCTGCTCACCCAGGCGGTCACCACCCCGATCTACGGCAAGCTCGCCGACGTCTACGGCCGCAAGCCGCTGATGATGTTCGGCATCGGCGCGTTCGTCGTCGGCTCGGTGTTGTGCGCGGTCGCGTGGAGCATGCCGGCGCTCATCGTCGCCCGCGCGGTCCAGGGCCTCGGCGCCGGCGCGATCGCGCCGACCGGCATGACGATCATGGGCGACATCTACTCCGTCGCGGAGCGCGCGATCGCCCAGGGCTACGTCGCCAGCGTGTGGGCCATGTCCGCCGTCGTGGGTCCGACCCTCGGCGGGCTGTTCGCCGACCACCTGTCCTGGCGCTGGATCTTCTGGATCAACCTGCCGCTCGGGCTGCTCGCCGCCGTGATGCTGCTCCGCAGCTTCGAGGAGCACGGCGACCGGGCCGCCGTGACCGAGCGGCGCTCGGTCGACGTGGCCGGCTCGGCCCTCCTCGCCGTCGCGGCGGGACTGCTCCTGCTCGGCCTGCTCGAGGGCGGCATCCGGTGGGACTGGGACTCACCCGCCAGCGTCGGCCTCTTCGCCGGCTCGGCCGTGCTGCTCGTGACGTTCGGTCTCGTCGAGCGCCGCGCGCCCGACCCGGTGCTGCCGCTGTGGGTCTTCCGCAACCGCGTCCTCAACGCCGCGACCATCGGCGCCTTCGTGGTCGGCGTGCTGATGATGGGCGTCACCTCCTACATCCCCGTCTACGCCCAGCGCGTCCTCGGCTCCGGCGCCACCGTCGCCGGTCTCGCGGTCGCGGCGCTCGCCATCGGCTGGCCGATCGCCGCGTCCACCGCCGGCCGGGTCTACCTGCGCTGGGGCTTCCGGCCGTGCCTCCTCGCCGGGGCGGTCTTCGGCGTGCTCGGCAGCGGGATCGTCGCGCTCGCCGGGCCGGGCAGCTCGATCTGGCAGCTCGCCGCCGGCTGCCTCGTGCTCGGCCTCGGGCTGGGCTACGTCGCGAGCCCGTCGGTGATCGCCGCCCAGTCCGCCGTGACCTGGCGCGACCGCGGCGTCGCGACCGGCACCAACATGTTCTCCCGGTCGGTCGGGAGCGCCGTCGGCGTCGCGGCGTTCGGCGCCCTCGCCAACGGCATCGTCGCCAGCCGCCTCGGAGGCGGCGTCGACGCGGCCGACGTCGACCTCGACAAGCTGGCGGTCGCCGT